In Ruminococcaceae bacterium BL-6, a genomic segment contains:
- a CDS encoding protein of unknown function (Evidence 5 : Unknown function), whose translation MHADISQVMYCYELYVCQKEFVNSKKIDFASSILSKVIFCDFNPFYYPF comes from the coding sequence TTGCATGCCGACATCAGCCAGGTGATGTATTGCTATGAATTATACGTCTGCCAAAAGGAATTTGTCAATAGTAAAAAAATCGATTTTGCAAGTTCCATTCTTTCAAAAGTCATATTCTGCGATTTTAATCCATTTTACTACCCCTTTTAA
- the appF gene encoding oligopeptide ABC transporter (ATP-binding protein) (Evidence 2a : Function from experimental evidences in other organisms; PubMedId : 7997159, 25755103, 26728191, 22720735; Product type t : transporter), which translates to MTDTSKVVLRGTQVKKYFPVRSSVLGRAKKKVKAVDGVDISLHEGEIYGLVGETGCGKSTLGRTLAYLTEPTGGSVEVLDQDMTVMKPRRLVEMRRQIQMVFQDPYTSLDPKQRVGDILTEALKIHKIGTRESRMDTALEIMEKVGLRLEHFYRYPHEFSGGQRQRVGLARALILNPKIIICDEPVSALDVSIQAQIINLLQDLREKDQISFLFIAHDMSVVKYVSDRVGVMYLGHIMEEAETEELFRNTLHPYANALLSAVPNPSPHTKKERIVLKGDLPSPINLPSGCVFHTRCQYATERCSVCAPHLREVCPGHRVACLMYEEGWTGRN; encoded by the coding sequence ATGACAGATACTTCGAAAGTGGTTCTGCGGGGCACTCAGGTAAAGAAATATTTTCCGGTGCGCAGCTCCGTTCTGGGCAGGGCAAAAAAGAAGGTAAAGGCGGTCGACGGCGTCGATATTTCCCTGCACGAAGGCGAGATTTACGGCCTTGTGGGCGAAACCGGCTGCGGCAAAAGCACGCTGGGGCGCACGCTGGCCTACCTGACCGAGCCGACGGGCGGTTCGGTGGAGGTGCTGGATCAGGACATGACGGTGATGAAGCCCCGCCGGCTGGTCGAAATGCGGCGTCAGATCCAGATGGTTTTTCAGGACCCCTACACCTCGCTGGACCCGAAGCAGAGGGTGGGGGACATCCTGACGGAAGCGCTGAAGATCCATAAGATCGGCACCCGTGAGTCGCGCATGGACACCGCTTTGGAGATCATGGAAAAGGTGGGGCTGAGGCTCGAGCATTTCTACCGCTATCCCCACGAATTTTCCGGCGGGCAAAGGCAGAGGGTCGGCCTGGCGAGGGCACTGATCCTGAATCCCAAAATCATCATCTGCGACGAGCCGGTTTCGGCGCTGGATGTTTCCATCCAGGCCCAGATCATCAACCTGCTGCAGGATCTGCGCGAAAAGGATCAGATTTCCTTTCTGTTCATCGCCCATGACATGAGCGTGGTAAAATATGTATCCGACAGAGTGGGCGTCATGTATCTGGGCCATATCATGGAAGAGGCCGAAACGGAGGAACTGTTCCGCAACACGCTGCATCCTTATGCGAACGCGCTGCTCTCCGCCGTGCCGAATCCGTCTCCGCATACCAAAAAAGAGAGGATCGTCCTGAAAGGGGATCTGCCGTCCCCCATCAATCTGCCTTCCGGCTGTGTGTTCCATACGCGCTGCCAGTATGCCACGGAGCGGTGCTCCGTGTGCGCGCCGCATCTGCGGGAGGTATGCCCCGGGCACCGGGTCGCCTGCCTGATGTACGAAGAGGGATGGACGGGACGGAATTAA
- a CDS encoding Peptide ABC transporter substrate-binding protein translates to MKSKKLKRFLALALSAALLLSACSSPSGTESSAGSAPAENAKYRETLHIAVTQQAPSLDLHKNSSLIARQICDGTVWEKLVTLNSKAEAVPELAEKYEATNDGKTLTFTLRKGVLFHDGSEMTADDVVASMNRWIEGFSSAGEMVGDARFVKVDDHTVKIDGASSLILLPAMIAGAAQPASITTAEACKNEDANGFLKDYIGTGPYRFVEWKQDQYIKLERFDKYSAYGTKGKEMDGWSGYKAAPTKVLEFDIVADQATESAGLEAGQYDAAFNVPYDDFARLQSNPNLTTVSSQMGTVALIPNHKQGIASKQWFRTAVNTALDYDELLAATFGKGYELGSSYMDAGQPFWKSDAGSENYNQKDPEKAKKILADNGYKGETFTILVATLNKMDNMGIAIKSQLEKIGIPVKLTVVDWATLTDYRKDPAKFDMYITSFAEVPVPSLKLYFGPKYPGWSDDEKLSKLFKGMTSAPTLEEAKTKWDELQGYSWEYLPIMMPGHYMGMFAWQKNLTGVNMYSGGPKFWNAGIVES, encoded by the coding sequence ATGAAATCGAAGAAGCTCAAACGATTCCTTGCCCTGGCTCTATCGGCCGCGCTGCTTCTGTCGGCCTGTTCGAGCCCTTCCGGAACGGAAAGCTCTGCGGGCAGCGCCCCGGCGGAAAATGCGAAGTACAGAGAAACGCTGCACATCGCCGTTACGCAGCAGGCCCCTTCTTTGGATTTGCATAAAAACAGTTCCCTGATTGCAAGGCAGATTTGTGACGGCACTGTCTGGGAAAAGCTGGTCACGCTGAATTCCAAGGCGGAAGCGGTGCCGGAACTGGCGGAAAAGTACGAGGCGACCAACGACGGCAAGACTCTTACCTTCACGCTGAGAAAAGGCGTGCTGTTCCACGACGGCAGCGAAATGACGGCCGACGACGTAGTGGCCTCCATGAACCGCTGGATCGAAGGCTTCAGCTCCGCCGGGGAGATGGTGGGCGACGCCCGGTTTGTCAAGGTGGATGACCATACGGTGAAAATCGACGGCGCAAGCTCGCTGATCCTGCTGCCCGCCATGATCGCCGGAGCGGCGCAGCCCGCCTCGATCACGACGGCGGAAGCGTGCAAAAACGAAGACGCCAACGGATTTTTGAAGGATTACATCGGCACGGGCCCCTACCGTTTTGTAGAGTGGAAGCAGGATCAGTACATCAAGCTGGAGCGTTTTGACAAATATTCCGCCTACGGCACAAAGGGCAAGGAGATGGACGGCTGGAGCGGCTACAAGGCGGCCCCCACCAAGGTCCTGGAATTCGATATCGTGGCGGATCAGGCTACCGAGTCCGCCGGGCTGGAAGCCGGACAGTATGACGCCGCGTTCAACGTGCCCTACGATGATTTCGCCCGGCTGCAAAGCAACCCGAACCTGACCACCGTCAGCTCGCAGATGGGCACCGTCGCGTTGATCCCGAACCACAAGCAGGGCATCGCTTCCAAGCAGTGGTTCCGCACCGCGGTCAATACCGCATTGGATTACGACGAGCTTCTGGCCGCCACCTTCGGCAAGGGCTATGAGCTCGGCTCCTCTTACATGGATGCCGGCCAGCCTTTCTGGAAATCCGACGCGGGCTCTGAAAACTACAATCAGAAGGACCCCGAAAAGGCCAAGAAGATCCTTGCGGACAACGGGTATAAGGGAGAGACCTTCACCATCCTCGTCGCCACGCTGAACAAGATGGACAACATGGGAATCGCCATCAAATCCCAGCTCGAAAAGATCGGAATCCCCGTGAAGCTGACGGTTGTGGACTGGGCGACCCTGACCGACTACCGCAAAGACCCGGCCAAGTTCGACATGTACATCACCTCGTTTGCAGAGGTCCCGGTTCCTTCCCTGAAGCTGTACTTCGGCCCGAAATATCCCGGCTGGTCCGACGATGAAAAGCTGTCGAAGCTGTTTAAAGGGATGACCTCCGCCCCCACGCTGGAAGAGGCAAAAACCAAGTGGGATGAGCTGCAGGGTTATTCCTGGGAGTACCTGCCGATCATGATGCCCGGCCACTACATGGGCATGTTCGCGTGGCAGAAGAACCTGACCGGAGTCAACATGTACAGCGGCGGGCCGAAATTCTGGAATGCCGGGATCGTGGAATCCTGA
- a CDS encoding Peptide ABC transporter, with protein sequence MEMRQILLVVGGKVMQKFIARRLLSVIPVVFVVSVVIFTLLKMVPGSPAAAMLGDLATADDIAALEAKMGLDRPLVEQYFIWIGNMLHGDFGMSVVGNETVASVVFSHVKPTISLTLYALVIATVIAIPMGMLAARKKGTGADHAATVVSLAGISLPSFLFGLFLMLIFAVKLCLFPVSGYVEMSRGLWPHIRSLTLPAIALGFMNAALMMRMTRSTLLEVLGSDYIRMAKAKGVRNVALVAKHALKNSLVTIITMIGQSAVQMLAGAAVVESLFAIPGLGQLMVNSIGRRDYYVIQAIVLLIALFNVLINIVVDLLYGVADPRVRAA encoded by the coding sequence GTGGAAATGCGACAGATCCTTTTGGTTGTGGGGGGAAAAGTGATGCAGAAATTTATAGCAAGACGGCTGTTGTCCGTCATTCCGGTCGTGTTCGTGGTGTCGGTCGTTATCTTCACATTGCTGAAGATGGTTCCCGGCAGCCCCGCGGCCGCCATGCTGGGCGACTTGGCCACAGCGGATGACATCGCGGCGCTGGAAGCGAAAATGGGCCTGGACCGGCCGCTGGTGGAGCAGTACTTCATATGGATCGGCAATATGCTTCACGGCGATTTCGGCATGAGCGTGGTCGGGAACGAAACGGTCGCCTCCGTGGTGTTCAGCCATGTAAAGCCCACGATTTCCCTGACGCTTTACGCCTTGGTGATCGCCACGGTCATCGCGATTCCGATGGGGATGCTGGCGGCCAGGAAAAAAGGGACCGGCGCGGACCACGCCGCTACGGTCGTGTCCTTGGCGGGCATTTCGCTGCCCAGCTTTCTGTTCGGCCTGTTCCTTATGCTGATCTTCGCCGTAAAGCTGTGCCTTTTCCCGGTGTCCGGGTATGTGGAGATGAGCCGGGGGCTGTGGCCGCACATCCGGTCGCTGACCCTGCCGGCCATCGCCCTTGGCTTTATGAACGCGGCGCTGATGATGAGGATGACCCGTTCCACCCTGCTGGAGGTTCTGGGCAGCGACTATATCAGGATGGCCAAGGCCAAGGGGGTGCGGAACGTGGCGCTTGTTGCAAAGCATGCCCTGAAAAATTCCCTGGTCACGATTATCACCATGATCGGGCAGAGCGCCGTGCAGATGCTGGCCGGAGCCGCGGTGGTCGAAAGCCTGTTCGCGATTCCCGGGCTCGGGCAGCTCATGGTCAATTCCATCGGCCGCCGCGATTATTATGTGATCCAGGCGATCGTGCTGCTGATCGCGCTGTTCAACGTGCTGATCAACATCGTGGTCGATCTGCTGTACGGCGTGGCGGATCCCAGAGTCAGAGCAGCCTGA
- a CDS encoding D-3-phosphoglycerate dehydrogenase: MANILITEQIDPVGPALLEQAGHTITWMKTRTPEELAEKSKDAEAIVVRILDIPAEIIRNAPKLKLISKHGVGLDNIDLGAAKKSGVAVTITPGANSLSVAEHSVAMLLSLAKSLPYVTEQYQTKGFSAKNSPPGVEVSGKTLGIIGCGRIGSQVAKIAADGFSMRVLAYDPYLTEAPKGVELVSDRDRIFRESDFITLHPVLNQETHHSVGEHEFQLMKPTAFLINCGRGPLIDEPVMIQALQSGKIAGAGLDVTEKEPCDPESPLFRMPNVILTPHFAPTTHEAGSRVSKIAAENVINFFAGNEVVGRIV, encoded by the coding sequence ATGGCAAATATCTTAATCACAGAGCAAATCGATCCGGTGGGTCCCGCTTTGCTGGAACAGGCAGGTCATACCATTACATGGATGAAGACCCGCACGCCGGAGGAGCTTGCTGAGAAATCGAAGGATGCCGAAGCGATCGTCGTGAGGATCCTCGATATTCCGGCTGAAATAATCCGGAACGCGCCGAAGCTCAAACTGATTTCCAAGCATGGAGTGGGCCTCGACAATATCGACCTCGGCGCTGCGAAGAAATCCGGGGTCGCCGTCACCATCACTCCCGGTGCCAACAGCCTTTCCGTGGCGGAGCATTCCGTTGCCATGCTGCTTTCGCTGGCAAAAAGCCTGCCGTATGTGACGGAACAGTATCAGACAAAGGGCTTCTCTGCAAAAAACAGTCCGCCCGGAGTCGAGGTGTCGGGCAAAACCCTGGGCATTATCGGTTGCGGCCGGATCGGAAGCCAGGTAGCGAAAATCGCGGCCGACGGATTTTCCATGCGTGTCCTTGCTTACGACCCCTATCTTACCGAGGCGCCGAAGGGTGTGGAGCTGGTTTCCGACCGCGACCGCATTTTCCGGGAATCTGATTTCATCACGCTTCATCCTGTTCTCAATCAAGAGACGCATCACAGCGTCGGGGAGCATGAGTTTCAGCTGATGAAACCGACGGCGTTCCTGATCAACTGCGGGCGCGGCCCTCTGATCGACGAGCCGGTTATGATCCAGGCTCTGCAGAGCGGGAAAATCGCCGGAGCGGGGCTGGATGTGACGGAAAAGGAACCGTGCGATCCGGAAAGCCCCCTGTTCCGGATGCCCAACGTGATCCTTACGCCCCATTTTGCCCCGACTACGCACGAAGCCGGTTCGCGCGTTTCCAAAATCGCGGCGGAAAATGTGATCAACTTCTTTGCCGGGAACGAGGTAGTCGGCAGAATCGTGTGA
- a CDS encoding TRAP-type uncharacterized transport system, fused permease components — protein MPMIGIWAFVVYLAIVIVWSSAVKRSMTEAMLLGLLVVSLFNGIGNYAQTLGAAIQDAATQEIFVATMLFVVMAAVMSKTDIIKQLVTILNSLIGRVKGGSAYVSTLGSALFGVISGNSVANAATVGTITIPWMIKSGWSKEMAATINTGNSGSGQSFPASSAMFLMLGLPQVAAAVTIKNFYFAMLTAGLWCVLYRLLIVRYYVGKYHVQAISSDQIEPKGKAFRENWPSLLMFVSIAVPLILTLSPLSSVLEASSFGKKGVKSISIIVWVPILMCIICLIQGRKYLPKSGKGWISLLKETQGNIATVGGIFLFALAGSNVLSKVGFGDDLNALIQNLSLPKAAVVFLIGIVVALVAGPLSGVATTVAMGPVTYSVLTGIGVSPIAAVAAFLIWMSTEGASPPSSSPIFMSCGLAGVEDVQKTFKPLIFHYVIPVVCIGALIALGILPIAK, from the coding sequence ATGCCGATGATAGGAATATGGGCGTTCGTCGTTTATCTGGCGATTGTCATCGTCTGGAGCAGCGCAGTAAAGCGCAGCATGACGGAAGCGATGCTTCTCGGGCTTCTGGTAGTATCCTTATTCAACGGCATCGGCAACTACGCGCAGACCCTGGGTGCGGCGATCCAGGACGCGGCCACGCAGGAAATATTCGTTGCCACGATGCTGTTTGTGGTGATGGCGGCCGTCATGTCGAAAACCGATATCATCAAGCAGCTCGTCACCATCCTCAATTCCCTGATCGGGAGGGTAAAGGGCGGCTCCGCTTATGTATCCACGCTGGGAAGCGCCTTATTCGGCGTGATCTCGGGCAATTCCGTTGCAAACGCCGCAACAGTCGGCACCATAACGATTCCGTGGATGATCAAATCGGGCTGGTCCAAGGAAATGGCGGCTACCATCAATACCGGAAATTCCGGCTCGGGCCAGTCCTTTCCCGCCAGCTCCGCCATGTTCCTGATGCTGGGGCTTCCGCAGGTCGCCGCGGCCGTCACCATTAAGAATTTCTATTTTGCAATGCTTACCGCCGGTTTATGGTGCGTGCTCTACCGGCTTTTGATTGTGCGTTATTATGTCGGGAAATACCACGTTCAGGCCATTTCCTCGGATCAGATTGAACCGAAGGGGAAAGCGTTCCGCGAGAACTGGCCTTCCCTGCTGATGTTTGTCAGCATTGCGGTGCCGCTGATCCTGACGCTGAGCCCGCTTTCTTCCGTTCTGGAGGCATCGTCCTTCGGCAAAAAGGGCGTGAAATCCATCAGCATCATCGTGTGGGTCCCGATTCTGATGTGCATCATCTGCCTGATCCAGGGCCGCAAATATCTTCCAAAAAGCGGAAAGGGATGGATTTCCCTTCTGAAAGAAACTCAGGGAAACATCGCTACGGTGGGGGGCATCTTTCTGTTTGCGCTGGCCGGAAGCAACGTGCTTTCCAAGGTCGGCTTCGGAGACGACCTGAATGCTCTGATCCAGAATCTTTCTCTGCCCAAAGCCGCCGTGGTCTTCCTCATCGGCATTGTCGTGGCTCTGGTCGCGGGGCCGTTGAGCGGGGTCGCCACCACCGTTGCGATGGGCCCGGTCACATACAGCGTCCTGACGGGAATCGGCGTTTCCCCCATTGCCGCGGTTGCGGCGTTCCTGATCTGGATGTCGACCGAAGGGGCATCCCCGCCGAGCTCTTCCCCCATCTTTATGTCCTGCGGCCTGGCGGGTGTGGAAGACGTGCAAAAAACCTTTAAGCCTCTGATCTTCCATTACGTGATTCCAGTCGTATGTATCGGCGCATTAATCGCATTGGGAATTCTTCCCATTGCCAAATAG
- the dppD gene encoding dipeptide ABC transporter (ATP-binding subunit) (Evidence 2a : Function from experimental evidences in other organisms; PubMedId : 7536291; Product type t : transporter), whose translation MRKVLEVQNLCTEFKTERGMLKAVDGVSFEVNEGEMLGIVGESGCGKSVTSQSILRLYDEKSFVRYTGDVLFHGESLFSLSEKEMENVRGAKISMVFQDALSSLNPVFTVGNQITEAILIHQKKTKAEAKNQAVEMLNLVGIPDPARRFYQYPFELSGGMRQRVMIAVALACRPQLLIADEPTTALDVTIQAQIMDLIVDMNKKLDMAVMLITHDLAVVAETCDRVIVMYLGQIVEEGGVDDIFDHPMHPYTVGLMNSIPKLDTAKGTRLYQISGTVPLLSQIPAGCRFAPRCPYATDLCRKEMPEFSRVSDTQGVRCHYRNERSGLYQQGAGCKAG comes from the coding sequence ATGAGAAAAGTGCTGGAGGTGCAGAATCTATGCACCGAATTTAAGACGGAGCGCGGGATGCTCAAAGCGGTCGACGGCGTCAGTTTTGAGGTGAACGAAGGCGAGATGCTCGGCATCGTCGGCGAATCGGGCTGCGGGAAAAGCGTCACGTCCCAGTCGATCCTGCGCTTGTACGATGAAAAGTCGTTTGTGCGCTACACCGGCGATGTCCTCTTTCATGGCGAGAGCCTGTTTTCCCTTTCCGAAAAAGAGATGGAGAACGTGCGCGGCGCCAAAATTTCAATGGTGTTTCAGGATGCGCTCAGCTCGCTGAACCCCGTGTTCACCGTGGGCAATCAGATCACGGAAGCAATTCTAATCCACCAGAAAAAAACCAAGGCGGAGGCGAAAAATCAGGCCGTCGAAATGCTGAATCTCGTCGGCATCCCGGACCCTGCCCGGCGCTTTTACCAGTATCCGTTCGAGCTTTCCGGCGGCATGCGCCAGAGGGTGATGATCGCGGTGGCGCTTGCCTGCCGCCCGCAGCTGCTGATCGCCGACGAGCCGACCACCGCGCTGGACGTGACCATTCAGGCGCAGATCATGGACCTGATCGTCGACATGAACAAAAAGCTCGATATGGCCGTCATGCTGATCACCCACGATCTGGCAGTCGTGGCGGAAACGTGCGACAGGGTGATCGTCATGTACCTTGGCCAGATCGTGGAGGAAGGCGGGGTGGACGATATTTTCGACCACCCCATGCACCCTTACACCGTCGGGCTGATGAACTCGATCCCAAAGCTCGACACCGCCAAGGGCACCCGCCTGTATCAGATCAGCGGAACGGTCCCGCTGCTCAGCCAGATCCCGGCCGGCTGCCGTTTCGCGCCCAGGTGTCCGTATGCCACCGATCTGTGCAGGAAGGAAATGCCGGAGTTTTCGCGGGTGTCCGACACCCAGGGGGTGCGCTGCCATTACAGAAACGAGCGGAGCGGCCTGTATCAGCAAGGGGCCGGCTGCAAAGCGGGTTAA
- a CDS encoding HTH lysR-type domain-containing protein, producing MFVDRNPEYFLTVVRERNISHAAEKLYISQSSLSQHIAKLEEKLKVQLFDRSQNPIALTEAGALYRNYLESNTYIYKKFQAELADFNSGRSQTVNLGIGTWRGSILFPEILPMFLKAYPQARANLYEYPVSELDALVRDGMADFAVKNTELSQLPNLVNETITYERILLVMHREDPVTQKLIHMRNTDKAVDLRLLEQERFISLDQTLPVGRHVSNFLEKNKLSCGNRLHTTNNSTALRLVNAGMGFCFLVETGLKSASQLPNLIFFDLRSSDLSIPLSLLYKSNSYLSPMTLDLMESVRKYYKDSIRNNTPVKLQ from the coding sequence ATGTTTGTAGATCGAAACCCCGAGTATTTCCTGACTGTCGTGCGCGAGCGAAACATTTCTCACGCTGCGGAAAAGCTTTATATTTCGCAGTCATCCCTGAGCCAGCATATTGCCAAGCTTGAGGAGAAGCTGAAGGTGCAGCTGTTCGACCGGTCGCAAAACCCGATTGCGCTGACGGAAGCGGGCGCGCTGTACCGCAATTATCTGGAGAGCAATACCTATATCTACAAAAAGTTTCAGGCAGAATTGGCCGATTTCAATTCGGGCCGCAGCCAGACGGTCAATTTGGGGATCGGAACCTGGAGAGGGTCTATTCTATTCCCGGAGATCCTGCCGATGTTTTTAAAAGCATACCCTCAGGCCCGCGCAAATCTGTATGAATATCCCGTAAGCGAGCTCGACGCTTTGGTGCGGGATGGGATGGCGGATTTTGCCGTGAAAAACACGGAGCTTTCCCAGCTGCCGAACCTGGTGAACGAAACGATCACCTATGAACGCATCCTGCTGGTGATGCACCGCGAAGATCCCGTCACGCAGAAGCTGATTCACATGCGGAATACGGATAAGGCGGTCGATCTGCGCCTGTTGGAGCAGGAGCGTTTTATCTCGCTCGACCAGACCCTCCCCGTAGGACGGCATGTCAGCAATTTTTTAGAAAAGAACAAGCTGTCCTGCGGGAACAGGCTGCATACAACAAACAATTCCACCGCCCTGAGGCTGGTAAACGCCGGAATGGGCTTTTGCTTTCTGGTCGAGACAGGTCTGAAAAGCGCTTCTCAGCTTCCGAATCTCATTTTTTTCGACCTGCGGTCCTCCGACTTGTCCATACCGCTCTCTCTGCTTTATAAAAGCAACAGCTACCTGTCCCCCATGACCCTCGACCTGATGGAGAGCGTTCGGAAATATTATAAGGACTCCATCAGAAATAACACCCCCGTAAAGCTTCAATAA
- a CDS encoding Peptidase produces the protein MDGTELKRKKPPVRTAGLQISRRGNTVALTQKAQDYLSCCGEEAYQLLKALAAIPSPSNHEEQRMEFCREWLASCGAEGVYTDGALNVVCPVGVAESNPVVVFCAHTDVVFPDTGPLPVREHAGRLWAPGVGDDTANLAALMMAAKYILRERLTPKDGLGVLLVCISGEEGMGNLKGSRKICEDYQGRIQAFCSFDGPLTHVMNRSVGSRRFRVLVSTKGGHSFMDFGRPNAVARLAEIVTDLYRIRIPDFGKTTCNVGTISGGTSVNTIAQNAEMLCEYRSDDPRGIRYMEDQFDKIFSTHQKEGVKIRVEVVGDRPGENLGPAAEAKRERMVQRAADLIEQATGKRPGTASSSCDCNIPLSQGIPSVCYGTYYGDGAHTREEYVEIDSLPLGYRVALESILDYFS, from the coding sequence ATGGACGGGACGGAATTAAAACGCAAAAAGCCCCCGGTCCGCACGGCGGGGCTTCAGATCAGCAGGAGGGGAAATACAGTGGCACTGACACAGAAGGCGCAGGACTATTTAAGCTGCTGCGGCGAAGAAGCGTATCAATTATTGAAGGCGTTGGCGGCGATTCCATCCCCGTCAAATCACGAAGAACAGCGGATGGAGTTTTGCAGGGAATGGCTCGCCTCGTGCGGGGCCGAAGGGGTGTACACCGACGGCGCGCTCAACGTGGTGTGCCCCGTCGGGGTTGCCGAAAGCAACCCCGTCGTGGTGTTCTGCGCCCATACCGACGTGGTGTTCCCGGATACCGGGCCGCTGCCCGTGCGGGAGCACGCGGGCCGGCTCTGGGCGCCCGGGGTGGGCGACGACACGGCCAACCTGGCCGCGCTGATGATGGCGGCAAAGTATATCCTGCGCGAGCGGCTTACGCCGAAGGACGGCCTGGGCGTGCTGCTGGTCTGCATTTCGGGGGAAGAGGGGATGGGGAACCTGAAGGGCTCCCGCAAGATATGCGAGGATTATCAGGGCCGTATTCAGGCCTTCTGCAGCTTTGACGGGCCCCTGACCCATGTGATGAATCGCTCGGTGGGCTCGCGGCGTTTCCGGGTGCTCGTGAGCACGAAGGGCGGGCACTCATTCATGGATTTCGGCCGCCCGAACGCGGTCGCCCGGCTGGCGGAAATCGTCACGGACCTGTACCGGATCAGAATCCCGGACTTCGGCAAAACGACCTGCAACGTCGGCACGATCTCGGGCGGAACTTCCGTCAACACCATTGCCCAAAACGCGGAAATGCTGTGCGAGTACCGGTCGGATGATCCCAGGGGTATTCGGTATATGGAGGACCAGTTCGACAAGATATTCTCCACGCATCAAAAAGAGGGCGTGAAGATCAGGGTGGAAGTGGTCGGCGACCGTCCGGGCGAAAACCTGGGCCCGGCGGCGGAGGCGAAACGGGAGCGCATGGTACAAAGGGCGGCCGATCTGATCGAGCAGGCCACGGGGAAACGCCCGGGCACCGCCTCTTCCTCCTGCGACTGCAATATTCCGCTTTCCCAGGGAATCCCGAGCGTGTGCTACGGCACCTATTACGGCGACGGCGCCCACACGCGGGAGGAATATGTGGAAATCGATT
- a CDS encoding Preprotein translocase SecY2 subunit (TC 3.A.5.1.1), protein MKLIVKILDVLFIICTVVFIFMMVAMVAVQCVSLVTLNGPLSSSALAFTEPIAGAISAVAAIAAFILLYLRKSESDQKTS, encoded by the coding sequence ATGAAATTGATTGTCAAAATCCTGGATGTCCTGTTTATCATCTGCACGGTCGTTTTCATTTTTATGATGGTGGCCATGGTGGCGGTCCAGTGTGTCTCGCTGGTTACGCTGAACGGCCCGCTGTCCTCATCCGCGCTTGCCTTTACGGAGCCGATCGCGGGCGCGATCTCCGCCGTGGCAGCCATAGCGGCATTTATCCTGCTCTACCTGCGTAAATCCGAATCGGATCAGAAAACATCTTAA
- a CDS encoding Putative peptide transport system permease protein BruAb2_1032 (Evidence 3 : Putative function from multiple computational evidences): MLNTNGTGAEGAMTYPAAQNDLNLQRKKLAHEQAEIRLKKFTRNRASVFGLAVVTLVVLLAVFAPVIAMHDPLAMNTADRLQGISAQHWFGTDNMGRDVFSRVLYGARISLTVGFTVGITSGLLGLIIGLYASTNQVADNILMRICDGLKAIPSTLLAITMMAVLGADIKNVIISLIVVNIPNMARLARSQALVVREQTYIEAMRCLGSSRKRILWAHVVPNILSPMIVQMTFVFASAIITEAALSFLGAGVPAPAPSWGNILKEGKDVIYTAWWMILFPGIFTALTVLGLNLLGDGVRDLMDPRNS, translated from the coding sequence ATGCTGAATACAAACGGAACCGGGGCGGAGGGGGCCATGACGTATCCCGCCGCTCAGAACGACCTGAACCTGCAGAGGAAAAAGCTGGCCCATGAGCAGGCGGAGATCCGGCTGAAAAAATTCACCCGCAACCGGGCTTCGGTGTTTGGGCTTGCCGTGGTGACGCTGGTGGTGCTTCTGGCGGTTTTCGCCCCGGTGATCGCCATGCACGACCCGCTGGCGATGAATACGGCCGACCGGCTGCAGGGGATCAGCGCGCAGCATTGGTTCGGCACCGACAACATGGGCCGCGACGTTTTCTCCCGCGTGCTGTACGGCGCGAGGATTTCTCTCACCGTCGGCTTTACCGTGGGCATCACCTCGGGGCTGCTGGGGCTGATCATCGGCCTGTATGCCAGCACCAATCAAGTGGCGGACAATATCCTGATGCGGATCTGCGACGGACTGAAGGCGATTCCCAGCACCCTGCTCGCCATCACGATGATGGCGGTGCTGGGCGCCGATATCAAGAACGTCATCATCAGCCTGATCGTGGTGAATATTCCGAACATGGCCCGCCTGGCCCGCAGCCAGGCGCTGGTGGTGAGGGAGCAGACATACATCGAAGCCATGCGGTGCCTGGGCTCTTCCCGGAAGCGGATCTTATGGGCGCATGTCGTGCCGAATATCCTGTCGCCGATGATCGTTCAGATGACCTTCGTGTTTGCCAGCGCCATCATCACGGAGGCGGCCCTCAGCTTTCTGGGCGCCGGGGTTCCGGCCCCAGCCCCGAGCTGGGGCAATATCCTGAAAGAGGGCAAGGACGTGATCTACACCGCGTGGTGGATGATCCTGTTCCCCGGCATCTTCACCGCGCTGACGGTTCTGGGGCTGAACCTTCTGGGCGACGGCGTGCGCGACCTGATGGACCCCAGAAACAGCTAG